A single window of Hyla sarda isolate aHylSar1 chromosome 2, aHylSar1.hap1, whole genome shotgun sequence DNA harbors:
- the LOC130357392 gene encoding olfactory receptor 1019-like: protein MNNCSIHTGNTEFILTGLTDDSYLQIVLFLVFLILYIFAVLGNVGIIVTIKLGANLQTPMYFFVSQLAMLDLFYSSVISPNTLANFTRSIKTISIRGCATQLFLFGGSASTESYLLAAMAYDRFVAIRQPLLYVTIMSKTVCRLLVFGAYFAGFLNSLIHISLTFSLKYWKANVIDHFYCDIPPLFKLTCSDTFLNWVVILLFGGLTSVICISTILYSYLNILVTILRINSSKGRNKAFSTCTSHLTCICIFYTTLMLTYLRPPSDVLPINDKLISVFYTVVIPTINPIIYSFRNTDVKIAVKKIFSKYFRVNTLNI, encoded by the coding sequence ATGAATAATTGCAGTATTCACACAGGAAACACAGAGTTCATCCTCACAGGTCTGACTGATGACTCTTACCTACAGATTGTTCTCTTCCTGGTGTTCCTGATACTTtacatttttgctgttctgggaaATGTAGGGATCATTGTAACCATAAAGCTCGGGGCTAATTTGCAGACTCCAATGTATTTCTTTGTCAGCCAGTTGGCAATGCTCGATCTTTTCTACAGTTCTGTTATATCTCCAAACACATTGGCAAACTTTACCCGGAGTATTAAAACCATATCCATCCGTGGATGTGCCACACAGTTGTTCTTATTCGGAGGTTCAGCATCCACCGAGAGTTATTTATTAGCAGCCATGGCCTATGATCGGTTTGTAGCAATACGCCAGCCTTTGCTTTATGTAACTATTATGTCTAAAACAGTATGTAGATTATTGGTGTTTGGTGCATATTTTGCAGGTTTTTTGAACTCTTTAATCCACATCAGTTTAACGTTTTCCTTAAAATATTGGAAAGCCAATGTGATCGACCATTTCTATTGTGATATTCCACCTCTCTTTAAATTAACATGTTCTGATACATTTCTGAACTGGGTGGTCATTTTACTTTTTGGAGGATTGACTTCTGTTATTTGCATTTCCACCATCCTATATTCCTATTTAAATATTCTGGTAACTATTTTAAGGATTAATTCCTCAAAAGGAAGAAATAAAGCCTTTTCGACCTGCACATCTCACCTGACCTGTATCTGTATATTTTACACCACTCTCATGCTCACATATCTCAGACCTCCATCAGATGTTTTGCCAATAAATGATAAACTAATCTCTGTCTTTTACACAGTAGTCATTCCAACAATAAAT